The Geoalkalibacter subterraneus genome contains the following window.
CGGAGCGTGCCGACTGCAATGCGGCGGCTATCTCGTCCTGACTCTCGAGAAACTTGTCAAGACTGTAACGCACGAACAACACCCCGGCGACGCTGCCTTCTTCCACGTCAAAGTGACACTCGAGGCAGCGCTCTTCCATGATGTGAGTGCGCGACAACAAAATCGCTTTACCTTCGTCGAGCTCCTCCACCGGCTGGTTTTGACCCCGAACAGGCTTAAACGGCAGACGGGAACCGAGAAATTCCTCATGGCTGGCGTAATTGACCTTGCCGGAGGGGTCAGTCAGACCAACTTCTATCACGCCAGGGACTTCTCCCAAGCCATGGAGAAGCTCGGCGAAAATATCCATTTCACCGCGTTCCAGCGACCCCTCGGTGCCGACCTCAAGGCTGGTAAAAACGCTGTGAGCCTGGTCAAAAGCGGCTTCGCGCAGCTCCTCCAGAGAATGCTCGCCGTTTTTCTCAAGCAATGCGGTACTGCGCACCGTGCTGATGGTGGTGGCAACGCCGAAAACCACCGCGAGAACCAAAGCCAGAAAACAACCGACCCTGACCTGAATACTGTTCAGCTTACTCCCCATGGGAAATCTCCGTTGATTCTGTCATGAATTAGTGGCGGACACCCTCCAAAATTAGTTACTTTTAGTTTAAAACAAAAAATAATCAAATTCAAACATTTTTATGAAGAATCAGGTTTTTGTTGCTTACGAGATCAATCGTACCGAAACATCATCCTTCAGCCTGAACCGCTGCAGGAGTTGTCGCAGATAAGCCGCCTGGCTGGAAAGCTCTTCGGCCGCCGCCGCAGACTGTTCGGCGCTGGCGGTATTCTGCTGGGTGACCTGGTCGATCTGACCAAGCCCTGTATTGACCTGTCCGATTCCTTCGGCCTGTTCTTTGGCTGCGGCGGAAATCTCCGCCACCAGGTCGGATACCTTGTCCACCCCGAGAACAATCTCCTTCAGGGCGGATTCGGTCTGTTCCGCGATTTCGGTGCCGCGCGCGGTTTTGCTGACCGTTCCTTCGATCAGGTCAGCCGTTTCAGATGCCGCCCGGGCGCTGCGTGCCGCCAGATTGCGCACCTCCTCCGCGACAACTGCGAAACCTTTGCCGTGCTGTCCGGCGCGCGCCGCTTCCACCGCCGCATTGAGGGCCAACAGATTGGTCTGAAAAGCGATTTCGTCAATGGTCTTCAAAATTTTGCCGATATCGCTGCCGGCCTGGCTGATTTCCCCCATGGCGGCAACCATAGCCGCCATCTGGTGAGAACCTTTTTCCGCGGCCTTGCGCGCTTCGCCGGCAAGCGCATCCGCCTGGCCGGCATTTTCTGCACTCTGCTGGGTCTGTCCCGCCATCTGGTTGACCGAAGCGGAAATCTCCTCCAGGCTGCTGGCCTGCTCGGTCGCGCCCTGTGACAACGCCTGGCTTGAGTCGGCCACTTCGCCGGCGCCGGTTGCGATCTGATCTCCCGCGCTCTGAACCTGCCGCACCAGATCGTTGAGATCCGTCCCCAGCTTTTTAAGAGCGCCCCGAATCACATCTTCATCGTCACGGGGAACGGCTTCAAAATCCAGATTGCCCTCCGCAAGCTTGTTGAGCGGCTCGACAATTTCATGTTGCAGGTTGTCAGCCAGCTCATCCATGATCCGCCCCATCTCGCCCAGCTCGTCCTTGCGCGAGAGATTGAGACGTTGCTTGAGGTGGCCGCGCTCGATGTCGCGCACCATATCCATGACCTGCTCGATGGGCGCCACGGTGCGGCGGGCAGACCACCAGGCAAAAAGTCCACCCAGCAGCATCAGCACAGCAGCACCCGCGGCAATAAACGTATTCATGCGGTTGAAGGAGCCGGCGATCATCGTGCTTGCCATCTGAATCTGAGAGAACGGCACGCTGACACCAATCACCCAGTCCAGCGGTTCGAAGTAGAGCGCGTGTACCATCATCTGCTCCGCCTCGCCGGTGCGCGTATTGTCGAAACGAAAACTCAGGTCGACAGGTTCTTTTCCAGCTGCTTTTCCCTTCTCGACAATTTCCTGGATATACGCCACTCCATCGGCATCTCGCAGCCCCCAGCCATTGACACCCGTTTTGCTGCCCCCGGGAGAGATCATGTACTTTCCGCGGTTCTCTCCAGCCGCACTCAGGGCCCAGAAATATCCGCCGTCACCAATCGAGATCGACTCCATGCGTTCAACGAGCCTGTTCCATTCCCGAGCTTCACCCACTTTGTCATAAAGGGCTTCGAGTTCATCGACGAACACCCCGGGTGCGATGATCAGGTCAAGAGGTTCGAAATAGCGGTAATAGACGGCTTTGTCCCTTTTGGCGGTCACCGCATGGTAGGTAATAAAGCCCTCTTTGAGCTCACGCATGGTGTCGATATGAGCAGAACCGGAAAGGTCCTTTCCTTCGCTTTGGGGATGAATGGTGAGCACCCCGTCGCTGTTCATGCCGAAGGCATAGCCGCTTTCGGCAATTTGCGGAGCCAGCACCACCTCCCGCAACGCCTCTTCGACCTCATCGGCCGGCAGCGCGTCGTATGTCTGTGCCACGCGGTGGTGGAGATCATCGGCGATGGCCCGCAGATAGCTTTTCACCGCGGTGTTGCGCTGCTCCTTCTTGGCAGTGAGGTAAAGATCGAGCAGATCGATGGTTCCCTCCAGCAGATGATCCAGATCCGCATCGACCAGCCTTTCTGCCTGTACGTCCGCAATTTCCTGAGTCTGCCGGCTGAAAAAGCTGGTCAGCGCCAATGCCACCAGAAGCGGCAGTGCAACACTGGTCACGATGATCAATAGCTGTTTGTATTTGATAGACACGACAACCTCCTGAAAAATTTTTAACATTAAGTATATTTATTGATCATTGATGTCAACTAAATTCGCTATAAAACCGTTTGTTTTACAACAGAATGGGAGCTAAGACCCTGGACTGAAAGACAAGAAAGAGATCGAAGGAATTCGAAGAAGGGAGAAGTGAGAAGTGAGAAGTGAGAATCATGCCCGGTTCTTCAAAAGCCCACAAAGAAAAGGCCGGTCACAACAACCGGCCTTATATCATAGAATGATCGAGGAGAACCGTTCACTCCTCCAAAACGAGTGCGACAGGTTGAAACATCTCAGTGCTGCTCCTCCAGAATCGGCAGATAGTTGACGCCGATCTTGTAAAGCAGAACTCCGAAAGCCACGAAAGCGAAAGTCACTCCGAATTCGCCCACCGAGGGGAAGTAGTTCCATTCCGGGCCCATATCCATCCCGATAATAAAGACATTGAAGCGATTGAGCACCACCGCACTGATCACCGAGAGAGAGCAGAGAAAGAGCAGACGGGCATTTTTGCGGACCCTTCGCTGCTTGAGCATGAAATAGGGCACGGCAAACAGCGCGAATTCAAGCAGAAAAGCATTGCCTTCAAGGCTGCCGTCGAAGGCGCTGGGCAGCACGCCACGGTAGGCCAGGTCACCGACCCGCAGCAGCAGGTAGGTACCCAGGAACAACGGGATGTAGCGTGCGAAACGCGACAGCAGTTCCGTCTCCGGCTTGCGATTGAAGAATTTGGTGGCAAGCGTCCCCTCGAAAATGACCATGGGGATGCCGACGCTGACCGCTGAGGTGAGAAACAGCAGCGGCGACATGGGCGTGTACCAGAGTTCATGCAGCTTGTAGGGAGCGATAAGCATCATGGTGCCCAGCGACGACTGGTGGCCGAAGGAGAGAACCACCCCGGCGATGACGAAAAAGACCAGAGTGCGGTTGCAGAACCAGTCGGCGCGGTGCAGAAACCAGTTCACCACGCCGTTGAGACGGGCCAGCGGACCCGGCAGGTTGACGTTGTCCTTGTACTGCTCAACTACAACGGGGACGTTTTCAATGCCGAGCACGGTCAAATAAAGCATAACGCACCAGGCCACCTCGAACATGACTGAGGTGCCGTTCCAGTAAACCAGTGCATGCCAGATGTTCCAATACTTGCCGAGATCGAAAAAAACCGCCAGACCGACCAGAAAGTAGCCGATAAAAGCCGTCAGGATCGCAGGGCGCACCAGCGAATGGTACTGGTCGCGACCGAAAATCTCGACGATGGCGGCGGTCGTGAACCCCCCGGCTGCCAGGGCGACGCCGCAGGCGACGTCAAAACCGATCCAGAGACCGAAGGGATAGGCCGGGTTGAGATTAGTCACCGACTCAAAACCTTCGAAAAAGCGGAAATAGGCGAAAAACACTCCGAAAGCCATGAAAGAAATCAGGACAAAGACATTGAACGTAAAAAATTTATGATGCAAGGGTGCGGCTTCAGAACTCATTATCGCCTCCTTCAGTCCCGGCATTCTTCTTCTTGCGCTGGTTGTAGTACATGATACCGCCGAGAATCCCATAGACTGCGATGGGCGGGATAAAGTACTGGAAAATACGGTGTTGAATACTCTCGGTCAGATCGGACACCGGTCGATAGCCGAAATCGGGCAGTCCCAGAGCAGAGAAATTCACGGATTTGCGCGTGAGATAATAGACCCCGGTACCGCCGACCTCATATTCGCCGTAGACGTTTTCATCATAGCGCTCAGGTTCTTTCGCAATGCGCTCCTTGGCGATACGCAGCAGATCATTCCGTTTGCCGAATGTGATCGCCCCTGCCGGACAGGCCTCGGAACAGGCGGTCTGCTTGCCCTTTTTGAGGCGCGTTTCACTGCACAGGGTGCACTTGGTGATCGAGGGAAGCGCCCGGTCCCATTCGAACTGGGGCACACTGAAGGGGCAGGCCACCATGCAGTAACGACAGCCCATGCAGATGTCTTTGTAGTATTTGACCGAACCGTCGGCCTGCTTCTTCATGGCGCCAACGAGGCAGGACGATGCACAGGCCGGGTCCGCGCAGTGCAGACACTGATGTTTGACGAAGGTCGACTGCCCTGACACCTTATCCTGGTGTAGTTTGATCACGGTGTAGGTGTCAGCAGAAAGGCCACGCGGCGAGTCATAGATTTCGTGGCCCAGCTCTCTTTTTTCGCCCAAGGTGGATTCCGCCTCGAGCTTGTTCTCTTTTTTACAGGCCACCTGGCAGGCTTTGCAGCCGATGCAGCGCGTCGAATCATTCAGCATTCCGTACCAGTTGGGGTCGGGCGCCTTGGGCCCTTTCGCCGCTGCCGGAGAAGCCATGCTGCAGGCGGCTGTTCCTCCGGCCGCCGCGGAGAGTTTGAGGAACTTTCTCCGATCGATTTTCATGACCTACTCCTTTTTATCCTGATCCCGTTCAGAATCGTCCTTCCCCTTGCCCAGCGCCTTCATCCCGACGGCCCCCGCGGCGAGACCGGCCAGCGCCGTATAGCCCGGGGTCCAGTCAAGATCCTGTTTTCGATCCGTATAGATCGGCGGATAGGTGGCCGGAGGAGTCGCCTCGTGAATCGGCTCCGGCGCCCACATGCTGTCATCGAAGGGATAGCCGGGTTCGGCGCAGCCATTACAGGGATGGTTGTTGCCGATGCACCAGTTGGTGCCGGAATTGAACGGCTTTTCCGGGCAATTGGCACGCGTGATCGGCCCTTTGCAGCCGAGTTTGTACACGCAGCCCGGGTCACCGAACTTCTCCGCGAAACGGCCGGCGTCGAAATGCCCGCGCAGCGGACAATTGTCGTGAATCAGCTTGCTGTAGATCGCCTTCGGCCGCCCGTGAGTATCGACTTCGATCGCTTCGGGGCCTGCCAGCAGGTAGGTGGCCAGGGTGGAGATGAACCAGTCGGGATGGATCGCACAGCCCGGCAGGTTGATGACCGGCGTGGCAACGCCCTTCTTCTTGAAGAATTCGGCCACGCCCATGGATCCGCTGGGATTGGATCCACCCGCGGGAACACCGCCGAAAGCAGCACAGGAGCCGACCGCAATGACGGCCTGCGCTTTGTTCCCCAGCCGCTCGATGTGGGTGGTGCCTTCGATGCCGTGACCGTGGCTCTCGCCCACCTCGCACATGCGAGGGTCTTCGGTAATCACCGAGCCCTCCACCACCAGGATGAAGGATTTTTCCTCTGCCTCGTACATGGCGTTCATGGCCTGGTCGCCGGCAGCGGCCATGACCGTCGGATGAAAAGCCAGGTTGACGTGATGCCCGGGCACCACCTGGTCGAGCAGCACATCCTGAATGCGGGGCGACAATGCATTGAGCAGCGACACGGAACACCCCGAACAGGCGCCGGAGGCGAACCAGATCACCGGCGTTTCCTTGATGGCGCTGGCGAAGGCTTTGCTCAGAAGCGGGTTGTCGAAGATATTGACTCCCAGCGCCGCGGCAGTGCCGGCGGAGAACTTCAAAAATCTACGTCGCGAAATAGCCATGATTGATCTCTCCTGTGGAATATTAAAATGACAGAGCGATTTCTTTTCTGATCAGCTCGACCGCTTTGGGGACCGCATCGATCAGTTCGGGACTCAGCCCGATACCGAGTCCGAGCTCCCTGGGCTGGACACCGATGACCACCGCCTCGCCGGGAGTACAGTCGATCAGCTCGCCGAGCTTGAGTGTTTCAAGCAGGCCGACCTGATGAATGTCATGCAGAGCCACGGCCTCGGAGTCGACCTCCTGCGGGCTGAAGCGGTAAAGAGTGCCGGGGCTGCCGCCACCGTCGATGGCATCAATCACGATCAGCTTGTCTCGATCCTGAAAAACGTCCATCAACTCGATAATGGAGGTGCCGGCATCGAACAACTCAACGCCAGCCGGCAGATCTTCGCCTTCAAGCGCCTTGAGAACAGCGTCGGCGAAGCCATCATCGCGGCGCAGGATATTGCCCACCGCCATCACCAGCACGGGGGCTCGGCCCGTTGCAGCGACGGCGGCGCTCATTCGGGCCCCACCACGAAGCGGCCGAGGTCGCGCCCCTTGGGAGAAACCACGTGGACCGCGCAGGACAGGCAGGGGTCGTAGGAGCGCACGATCCGCACCAGCTCAAAGGGGTTCTCTTCGTCGCGCACCTTGGTGCCGATCAGAGCCTGCTCCATCGGCCCCGGAACGCCCTTGCCGTCCATGGGGCCGGCATTCCAGGTGGTGGGAACCACGGCCTGGTAGTTGCGGGTGCGGCCCCCCTCCACATCGATCCAGTGCCCCAGCGCTCCACGGGGCGCTTCGTGCAGCCCCATGCCGCGATTGGTCACTTCGAGGGGATAATCGGCACAGACCGGCTGGCCGGGCTGCAGTTCGAGCACCCATTGCTTGAGTTTCTCCGCCACCAGCTTGCATTCGATGGCGCGTGCCGCATGACGTCCAAGGACCGAATACAGAGCCTGCGGACCGGCATTGAATTTACCAAGCACGCCGTCGACCAGCTCCCGCACTTCGCGGTCGCCGCCGGCATAGCTTGCCAGCATACGGGCCAGCGGACCGACCTCCATCACGTCACCCGCGTAACGCGGTGACTTGCACCAGCTGTAGGCGCCAGCCTTGTCGCGATCGGCCACGGTGCTGCCGTCGTAGGGATGCACCGGCCCGGTGTCGCGGTACCAGCTGTTCTCCACCTCTTCGGTGATCCTGCCGGGATCGAGATGCTCGAGTTTGAGATCGGAGCGGACAATGCCCTGCGGAATCCAGCGGCGCCGCTGAGTGAGGTCCGATTTGCTGTCCAGATCGAACACACCGAAAGACATCATGTTGGTGGTTCCGCCGCCGATGGTGAAGTAATCGGGATAGCGCTCCGCCACCATCAGGACGTCGGGCAGATAGCGGGTGTCGATGAAATCAAGCAGCTGTTCGATCTTCCACATGAAGTTGGCCACTTTGTCGACGCTGGCCTGTGCAGTGACCCCGCCGGGCACAATCGACATGTTGTGCGGCATCTTGCCGCCGAACACCGCGGTCGCTTCGTGGGCCAGGCGGCGCAGGTTGAGAGCTTCCACGTAATGGGCCACCGCCGCGCGGTTTTCTTCCTTGGAGAGGCGGTAGTCCCCCTCGTAACGGGGCATGAACGGCCCGAGATGGCCACGATCGATAAACTCACGGACTTTCTTGAGGGTCGGATCTGAGCCGTTATAGTCCGCCACCGCGGTGACATCGACATAGTCCAGCGCCGCCAGTTGGTAGAAATGCAGGATGTGAGACTGAACGAAATTGGCGCCCTGGATCAGGTTGCGCATCACGCGTCCGTTCAGAGGGATGCTGCCGTTGACGCCGTAGGCTTCATCCAGCGCGAAGCAGGCCGTCAGCCCGTGCGAGGTGGGGCACACCCCGCAGATACGCTGCATGATGCGGGCGGCGTCGCGGGGATCACGGCCGGTCAGAACATTTTCCAGCCCGCGATACAGCATGCCCGAGCTTTTGGCTTCCTTGACGACTCCGCCCTCCAGCACCGCCTCAACCTTGAGATGGCCCTCGATTCGGGTCAACGGATCGATGACG
Protein-coding sequences here:
- a CDS encoding methyl-accepting chemotaxis protein — translated: MSIKYKQLLIIVTSVALPLLVALALTSFFSRQTQEIADVQAERLVDADLDHLLEGTIDLLDLYLTAKKEQRNTAVKSYLRAIADDLHHRVAQTYDALPADEVEEALREVVLAPQIAESGYAFGMNSDGVLTIHPQSEGKDLSGSAHIDTMRELKEGFITYHAVTAKRDKAVYYRYFEPLDLIIAPGVFVDELEALYDKVGEAREWNRLVERMESISIGDGGYFWALSAAGENRGKYMISPGGSKTGVNGWGLRDADGVAYIQEIVEKGKAAGKEPVDLSFRFDNTRTGEAEQMMVHALYFEPLDWVIGVSVPFSQIQMASTMIAGSFNRMNTFIAAGAAVLMLLGGLFAWWSARRTVAPIEQVMDMVRDIERGHLKQRLNLSRKDELGEMGRIMDELADNLQHEIVEPLNKLAEGNLDFEAVPRDDEDVIRGALKKLGTDLNDLVRQVQSAGDQIATGAGEVADSSQALSQGATEQASSLEEISASVNQMAGQTQQSAENAGQADALAGEARKAAEKGSHQMAAMVAAMGEISQAGSDIGKILKTIDEIAFQTNLLALNAAVEAARAGQHGKGFAVVAEEVRNLAARSARAASETADLIEGTVSKTARGTEIAEQTESALKEIVLGVDKVSDLVAEISAAAKEQAEGIGQVNTGLGQIDQVTQQNTASAEQSAAAAEELSSQAAYLRQLLQRFRLKDDVSVRLIS
- the nrfD gene encoding NrfD/PsrC family molybdoenzyme membrane anchor subunit, which translates into the protein MSSEAAPLHHKFFTFNVFVLISFMAFGVFFAYFRFFEGFESVTNLNPAYPFGLWIGFDVACGVALAAGGFTTAAIVEIFGRDQYHSLVRPAILTAFIGYFLVGLAVFFDLGKYWNIWHALVYWNGTSVMFEVAWCVMLYLTVLGIENVPVVVEQYKDNVNLPGPLARLNGVVNWFLHRADWFCNRTLVFFVIAGVVLSFGHQSSLGTMMLIAPYKLHELWYTPMSPLLFLTSAVSVGIPMVIFEGTLATKFFNRKPETELLSRFARYIPLFLGTYLLLRVGDLAYRGVLPSAFDGSLEGNAFLLEFALFAVPYFMLKQRRVRKNARLLFLCSLSVISAVVLNRFNVFIIGMDMGPEWNYFPSVGEFGVTFAFVAFGVLLYKIGVNYLPILEEQH
- the hybA gene encoding hydrogenase 2 operon protein HybA — its product is MKIDRRKFLKLSAAAGGTAACSMASPAAAKGPKAPDPNWYGMLNDSTRCIGCKACQVACKKENKLEAESTLGEKRELGHEIYDSPRGLSADTYTVIKLHQDKVSGQSTFVKHQCLHCADPACASSCLVGAMKKQADGSVKYYKDICMGCRYCMVACPFSVPQFEWDRALPSITKCTLCSETRLKKGKQTACSEACPAGAITFGKRNDLLRIAKERIAKEPERYDENVYGEYEVGGTGVYYLTRKSVNFSALGLPDFGYRPVSDLTESIQHRIFQYFIPPIAVYGILGGIMYYNQRKKKNAGTEGGDNEF
- a CDS encoding hydrogenase small subunit; this encodes MAISRRRFLKFSAGTAAALGVNIFDNPLLSKAFASAIKETPVIWFASGACSGCSVSLLNALSPRIQDVLLDQVVPGHHVNLAFHPTVMAAAGDQAMNAMYEAEEKSFILVVEGSVITEDPRMCEVGESHGHGIEGTTHIERLGNKAQAVIAVGSCAAFGGVPAGGSNPSGSMGVAEFFKKKGVATPVINLPGCAIHPDWFISTLATYLLAGPEAIEVDTHGRPKAIYSKLIHDNCPLRGHFDAGRFAEKFGDPGCVYKLGCKGPITRANCPEKPFNSGTNWCIGNNHPCNGCAEPGYPFDDSMWAPEPIHEATPPATYPPIYTDRKQDLDWTPGYTALAGLAAGAVGMKALGKGKDDSERDQDKKE
- a CDS encoding HyaD/HybD family hydrogenase maturation endopeptidase produces the protein MSAAVAATGRAPVLVMAVGNILRRDDGFADAVLKALEGEDLPAGVELFDAGTSIIELMDVFQDRDKLIVIDAIDGGGSPGTLYRFSPQEVDSEAVALHDIHQVGLLETLKLGELIDCTPGEAVVIGVQPRELGLGIGLSPELIDAVPKAVELIRKEIALSF
- a CDS encoding nickel-dependent hydrogenase large subunit → MGKIVIDPLTRIEGHLKVEAVLEGGVVKEAKSSGMLYRGLENVLTGRDPRDAARIMQRICGVCPTSHGLTACFALDEAYGVNGSIPLNGRVMRNLIQGANFVQSHILHFYQLAALDYVDVTAVADYNGSDPTLKKVREFIDRGHLGPFMPRYEGDYRLSKEENRAAVAHYVEALNLRRLAHEATAVFGGKMPHNMSIVPGGVTAQASVDKVANFMWKIEQLLDFIDTRYLPDVLMVAERYPDYFTIGGGTTNMMSFGVFDLDSKSDLTQRRRWIPQGIVRSDLKLEHLDPGRITEEVENSWYRDTGPVHPYDGSTVADRDKAGAYSWCKSPRYAGDVMEVGPLARMLASYAGGDREVRELVDGVLGKFNAGPQALYSVLGRHAARAIECKLVAEKLKQWVLELQPGQPVCADYPLEVTNRGMGLHEAPRGALGHWIDVEGGRTRNYQAVVPTTWNAGPMDGKGVPGPMEQALIGTKVRDEENPFELVRIVRSYDPCLSCAVHVVSPKGRDLGRFVVGPE